One window of Magallana gigas chromosome 2, xbMagGiga1.1, whole genome shotgun sequence genomic DNA carries:
- the LOC105330730 gene encoding coiled-coil domain-containing protein 180 isoform X5: MAETASMRVVPSGKIYRQMFDAQVQLQRSLTKMKSRETNTAPLDHSPERQSTAIPVVKLTKEEVAHGLLTERQRTWADGFPNDPYVENPVLHKQYSEFVRSTMKETDSSKAGKEVQGLPDVVVPAKEGSNIIERIAASRQKRHESTVEDLHQELSLINSDLEPVITEYSETLLRKLDDDDKEINHLLARIEKDEDLLTYNLEELYKLWDQVQHHSAERQAWINELDQQLSKVEDDRMDMMRNIFKSYAKTLEKIAHLMPPDLNRFLDQESQLVNQTMLSNRRAYSDLFVRLMSADIEREKSQYTIWKRRVEDWRQLNTKLAIEHFSNFMQEEKIINPPGVTKVYNFMIAEQDVINKRRLDVVQQLCDLKPPASTKTAVYQWDKTIQNLTKEIDSVNQLHLTKLHAEYEKVCQDCLEKIEFIKKSLIDDGVCAPPRAQQVVDQHMLPLVGERQRVFENNLETMEKDLENHMKEMTERLKMLFKFAQGAAHVWDVHEIGLAKQERALQEKLEQCRQVHDNQNQDKEAHLDIIMDRMRQDATEKQLKDSLDKALDMLNKIKNAYEVFHTDQMDIVKNYPTMVKAEMKNYDEGVCKFFEVGRNQPKKSKSKILAPKKSKSGDESEITTTPLDFLGKENSLPEAVSEILATERGTLFYVLTEAGEYGIPPEKDAPSKDEKPEGEEAAFLTEVDAPVPPSKPEYIQKIDVEEAILIEVKKRIRMNFLNHMEEWHVQASDRAESVVIAKCEELNSELELRFHLHKPRARRAELDVHNVRAAELVMHSERVTRHTKGIIQALAELRQGFNKMTQEHNKLASKFREDIEALEVVFVNATKSSKLIALQSQLGNELTNFMEIIRTSLLQYRKHLDKTLQMLRESNARFIKSFKVFSDGGNFCPEEIDVYRKKLENMSSKIDVSEGAIMSDMEDIEKKRLDQATKVASEFEDRFKNHMIDLIFMEKIARWLTNTQVKIKAEVANSNSQAQQLAQHLNDLDRRVDACERPNLDKEPACKKEMQITSRQLNETLKTVFEAFQDRSTYLNCIKDPTPRPPSGTMQGPPALGALHPVPPISERKLVRMGSESTCGNITERKSTRMSSEQGVRVGFSQSTDVQPTPISKMGKQPQEDPSVNVIKSILRAQKSKMRFGMDADLDGELTGGTHHESREKLKSSMSTTTTSEKSKQTSKGKSSHSTGGSENSPKRVQSGMESVHTTPSLPRLRQNSKSTKFDKKYLVFGEKEEEGEEAHILGIIKRTLREALDGLLTNAEMYYRSKGNRPVTRPQALQETFEACADVIVQKLQSYYTQSDEYHNQCLQEFRNQLAQLEKSVAHVPALLIRDILKEELQKSKADRKQMSEEFSHHQVELEQRQQEHSHLLRPTLGHPHAEDSLKALCEKEEARHKDYVAAVEKHTKDLQNSALSHAQTFIDVLARTAEHQLLQYDNLLVIDDVIKGRVESPKYPTSELIRRKNAGLPLEDDEDKGALPRGKNTWPGTPNNELVIGEPPSKVTLTASITTAKTTLGQSATITARESAYQDYKAEFEKTLKWIDSERQKLMQAEQRWVDSWNTSVDKVKQLY, from the exons GACTAAAGAGGAGGTGGCTCATGGACTTCTCACTGAACGACAAAGAACCTGGGCTGATGGGTTTCCTAATGATCCCTATGTGGAGAATCCTGTTCTGCACAA ACAATATTCAGAATTTGTGAGATCCACAATGAAAGAGACTGACTCAAGTAAAGCAGGGAAGGAGGTACAAGGACTGCCTGATGTTGTTG tgCCAGCCAAAGAGGGATcaaacatcattgaaagaataGCAGCAAGCAGACAGAAAAG ACATGAGTCAACAGTAGAAGATCTTCATCAAGAGCTCAGTCTTATTAATTCT GATTTGGAGCCAGTCATCACAGAATACAGTGAAACCTTGCTTAGAAAGCTGGATGATGATGACAAAGAAATCAACCATTTACTAGCAAGGATAGAGAAGGATGAG GACCTGCTAACCTACAATCTGGAGGAACTTTACAAGCTGTGGGATCAAGTCCAGCATCACTCAGCAGAGAGACAAGCCTGGATCAATGAACTGGACCAGCAGCTATCTAAAGTGGAGGATGATCGCATGGACATG atGAGAAATATATTCAAGTCATATGCCAAGACTTTGGAGAAGATCGCACATTTGATGCCTCCAGATCTAAACAGGTTTTTGGACCAAGAGTCTCAG CTTGTGAACCAGACAATGCTGAGTAATAGGAGAGCATATTCTGATCTGTTTGTCAGACTAATGTCTGCCGACATCGAGAGAGAAAAGTCTCAGTACACTATCTGGAAACGGCGGGTTGAAGATTGGAGACAGCTCAACACTAAACTTGCCATTGAACATTTTAG TAATTTTATGCAAGAAGAGAAAATTATTAATCCACCTGGAGTTACGAAAGTTTACAACTTTATGATAGCAGAACAAGATGTCATCAATAAGAGGAGATTAGATGTTGTTCAACAATTATG TGATTTGAAGCCACCAGCATCTACAAAAACAGCTGTATATCAATGGgacaaaacaattcaaaatctCACAAAGGAAATTG attCTGTGAATCAGCTTCACTTGACAAAGCTTCATGCAGAATATGAGAAAGTCTGTCAAGATTGCTTGGAGAAAATTGAGTTTATCAAG AAATCTCTGATTGACGATGGGGTGTGTGCCCCTCCGCGTGCCCAGCAAGTTGTGGACCAACACATGCTGCCTCTGGTTGGAGAGAGACAGAGAGTGTTCGAGAATAATCTGGAAACTATGGAG AAAGACTTGGAGAATCATATGAAAGAAATGACAGAGAGGCTAAAGATGCTGTTCAAGTTTGCTCAAGGAGCAGCCCACGTATGGGACGTGCATGAGATTGGTCTGGCCAAACAGGAGAGAGCATTGCAAGAAAAACTGGAGCAATGTCGACAAGTTCACGACAACCAGAACCAG GATAAAGAAGCTCACTTGGATATCATAATGGACAGAATGAGGCAAGATGCAACAGAAAAACAACTTAAAGACAGCTTAGATAAAGCATTGGACATgctgaacaaaattaaaaatgc GTATGAAGTTTTCCACACGGATCAAATGGACATTGTCAAGAATTATCCTACAATGGTTAAGGCTGAAATGAAGAATTATGATGAAGGAGTGTGTAAATTCTTCGAAGTTGGAAGAAATCAACCT aAGAAAAGCAAATCCAAGATTCTTGCTCCTAAGAAATCCAAGTCAGGG GATGAATCTGAAATTACCACCACACCCCTTGATTTTTTG GGCAAAGAAAATTCCCTTCCTGAGGCTGTTAGTGAGATCCTGGCCACAGAGAGGGGGACCCTCTTCTACGTCCTGACAGAAGCAGGGGAGTATGGGATACCTCCTGAGAAGGATGCCCCCTCCAAAGACGAGAAGCCGGAAGGGGAGGAAGCGGCCTTTTTGACGGAGGTTGATGCCCCTGTCCCTCCGTCTAAACCAGAGTACATCCAGAAGATAGATGTAGAAGAAGCGATCCTTATAGAGGTCAAGAAAag AATACGAATGAATTTTCTAAACCACATGGAGGAATGGCATGTTCAAGCCTCGGACAGAGCAGAAAGTGTTGTTATAGCCAAG TGCGAGGAGTTGAACAGTGAGTTGGAGTTGAGATTTCATCTTCACAAACCCAGAGCCAGGCGAGCAGAACTTGATGTCCACAATGTTAGAGCCG CTGAGCTAGTGATGCACTCAGAGAGGGTGACTCGCCATACAAAGGGCATCATCCAAGCCCTGGCTGAACTCAGGCAGGGCTTCAACAAGATGACCCAGGAACACAACAAACTGGCGTCCAAGTTCAGGGAAGACATTGAAGCACTGGAGGTTGTCTTTGTCAATGCCACAAAATCTTCCAA ATTGATAGCATTACAATCTCAGCTGGGAAATGAGCTGACTAACTTCATGGAAATCATCCGAACCTCCCTGCTCCAATACCGGAAACACCTGGATAAAACACTGCAGATGTTGAGGGAATCAAATGCTAGATTTATCAAGTCATTCAA GGTGTTCTCAGATGGTGGTAACTTCTGTCCTGAGGAGATTGATGTGTACCGTAAGAAGTTGGAGAATATGTCCTCAAAGATTGATGTGTCAGAGGGTGCCATTATGTCTGACATGGAAGACATAGAAAAGAAGCGCCTCGATCAGGCAACCAAAGTTGCCTCAGAGTTTGAGGACAG ATTCAAAAATCACATGATAGATTTGATATTTATGGAGAAGATAGCTCGCTGGTTGACTAACACTCAGGTGAAAATCAAGGCTGAGGTTGCCAATAGCAACTCCCAAGCTCAGCAGCTAGCCCAGCACCTAAACGACTTGGATCGAAGAGTTGATGCATGTGAGAGACCCAACCTAGACAAAGAG CCTGCATGTAAAAAGGAAATG CAAATCACCTCCAGACAGTTGAATGAGACCCTGAAGACAGTGTTTGAGGCGTTCCAGGACCGGAGTACTTACCTCAACTGTATCAAGGACCCCACCCCCAGGCCACCCTCTGGCACAATGCAGGGACCACCCGCTCTAG GAGCTTTGCATCCAGTGCCACCAATTTCTGAGCGTAAATTGGTGCGTATGGGAAGTGAAAGTACTTGTGGTAATATAACGG AGAGAAAGTCTACCAGAATGAGCAGTGAGCAGG GGGTCAGGGTTGGATTCTCACAGTCGACGGATGTCCAGCCAACTCCCATCAGTAAGATGGGCAAACAGCCCCAGGAGGACCCATCTGTCAATGTCATCAAGAGCATTCTCAG AGCCCAGAAGAGTAAGATGAGATTTGGTATGGATGCAGATTTAGATGGAGAACTTACAg GAGGCACACATCACGAGTCCAGAGAGAAGCTAAAGTCCTCCATGTCTACCACAACCACTTCAGAGAAATCCAAGCAGACGTCCAAAGGAAAGAGTTCTCACAGCACAGGGGGCTCAGAGAACTCGCCCAAGCGGGTCCAGTCTGG TATGGAGAGCGTCCACACCACTCCCTCACTGCCACG ACTGAGACAGAACAGTAAGTCCACCAAGTTTGACAAGAAGTACCTGGTGTTTGGGGAGAAAGAGGAGGAGGGTGAGGAGGCCCACATCCTGGGGATCATCAAGAGGACTCTGAGAGAGGCCCTGGACGGCTTACTGACCAATGCTGAG ATGTACTACAGGTCTAAGGGGAACCGGCCAGTGACTCGCCCTCAGGCTTTACAGGAGACTTTTGAGGCATGTGCTGATGTTATTGTACAGAAGTTACAGTCCTATTACACACAGTCAGATGAATACCACAACCAGTGCCTACAAG AGTTTAGAAATCAGCTTGCCCAGCTGGAGAAGTCAGTAGCCCATGTCCCTGCCCTCCTGATCAGAGACATCCTGAAAGAGGAGCTCCAGAAATCCAAGGCCGACAGGAAGCAGATGAGTGAGGAGTTCTCCCACCACCAGGTGGAGCTGGAGCAGCGCCAGCAGGAACACTCCCACCTGCTGCGCCCCACCCTTGGTCACCCCCACGCCGAGGACTCACTGAAGGCCCTGTGTGAGAAGGAGGAGGCCAGACACAAGGACTACGTGGCCGCTGTAGAGAAACACACCAAGGATCTACAG AACTCTGCCTTGTCACATGCCCAGACATTTATCGATGTGTTAGCCAGAACTGCAGAGCACCAACTGTTGCAGTATGACAACCTACTTGTCATTGATGATGTCATCAAAGGAC GTGTTGAATCCCCCAAGTATCCTACAAGTGAATTAATCAGAAGAAAGAATGCTGGACTTCCACTGGAGGATGATGAAGATAAAGGGGCTCTACCAAGGGGCAAAAATACTTGGCCTG GTACCCCTAACAATGAGTTGGTGATAGGAGAGCCTCCCAGTAAGGTTACCCTGACAGCGTCCATTACCACAGCCAAAACAACCCTGGGACAGAGTGCCACCATCACAGCAAGGGAGTCTGCCTATCAG gATTATAAGGCAGAATTTGAAAAGACTCTGAAGTGGATAGACAGCGAGCGACAGAAACTGATGCAGGCAGAGCAAAGATGGGTGGATAGCTGGAATACCTCTGTGGACAAAGTTAAACAGCTATATTAA
- the LOC105330730 gene encoding coiled-coil domain-containing protein 180 isoform X6, whose protein sequence is MAETASMRVVPSGKIYRQMFDAQVQLQRSLTKMKSRETNTAPLDHSPERQSTAIPVVKLTKEEVAHGLLTERQRTWADGFPNDPYVENPVLHKQYSEFVRSTMKETDSSKAGKEVQGLPDVVVPAKEGSNIIERIAASRQKRHESTVEDLHQELSLINSDLEPVITEYSETLLRKLDDDDKEINHLLARIEKDEDLLTYNLEELYKLWDQVQHHSAERQAWINELDQQLSKVEDDRMDMMRNIFKSYAKTLEKIAHLMPPDLNRFLDQESQLVNQTMLSNRRAYSDLFVRLMSADIEREKSQYTIWKRRVEDWRQLNTKLAIEHFSNFMQEEKIINPPGVTKVYNFMIAEQDVINKRRLDVVQQLCDLKPPASTKTAVYQWDKTIQNLTKEIDSVNQLHLTKLHAEYEKVCQDCLEKIEFIKKSLIDDGVCAPPRAQQVVDQHMLPLVGERQRVFENNLETMEKDLENHMKEMTERLKMLFKFAQGAAHVWDVHEIGLAKQERALQEKLEQCRQVHDNQNQDKEAHLDIIMDRMRQDATEKQLKDSLDKALDMLNKIKNAYEVFHTDQMDIVKNYPTMVKAEMKNYDEGVCKFFEVGRNQPKKSKSKILAPKKSKSGEYPDPCDVSQSESGKENSLPEAVSEILATERGTLFYVLTEAGEYGIPPEKDAPSKDEKPEGEEAAFLTEVDAPVPPSKPEYIQKIDVEEAILIEVKKRIRMNFLNHMEEWHVQASDRAESVVIAKCEELNSELELRFHLHKPRARRAELDVHNVRAAELVMHSERVTRHTKGIIQALAELRQGFNKMTQEHNKLASKFREDIEALEVVFVNATKSSKLIALQSQLGNELTNFMEIIRTSLLQYRKHLDKTLQMLRESNARFIKSFKVFSDGGNFCPEEIDVYRKKLENMSSKIDVSEGAIMSDMEDIEKKRLDQATKVASEFEDRFKNHMIDLIFMEKIARWLTNTQVKIKAEVANSNSQAQQLAQHLNDLDRRVDACERPNLDKEPACKKEMQITSRQLNETLKTVFEAFQDRSTYLNCIKDPTPRPPSGTMQGPPALGALHPVPPISERKLVRMGSESTCGNITERKSTRMSSEQGVRVGFSQSTDVQPTPISKMGKQPQEDPSVNVIKSILRAQKSKMRFGMDADLDGELTGGTHHESREKLKSSMSTTTTSEKSKQTSKGKSSHSTGGSENSPKRVQSGMESVHTTPSLPRLRQNSKSTKFDKKYLVFGEKEEEGEEAHILGIIKRTLREALDGLLTNAEMYYRSKGNRPVTRPQALQETFEACADVIVQKLQSYYTQSDEYHNQCLQEFRNQLAQLEKSVAHVPALLIRDILKEELQKSKADRKQMSEEFSHHQVELEQRQQEHSHLLRPTLGHPHAEDSLKALCEKEEARHKDYVAAVEKHTKDLQNSALSHAQTFIDVLARTAEHQLLQYDNLLVIDDVIKGRVESPKYPTSELIRRKNAGLPLEDDEDKGALPRGKNTWPGTPNNELVIGEPPSKVTLTASITTAKTTLGQSATITARESAYQDYKAEFEKTLKWIDSERQKLMQAEQRWVDSWNTSVDKVKQLY, encoded by the exons GACTAAAGAGGAGGTGGCTCATGGACTTCTCACTGAACGACAAAGAACCTGGGCTGATGGGTTTCCTAATGATCCCTATGTGGAGAATCCTGTTCTGCACAA ACAATATTCAGAATTTGTGAGATCCACAATGAAAGAGACTGACTCAAGTAAAGCAGGGAAGGAGGTACAAGGACTGCCTGATGTTGTTG tgCCAGCCAAAGAGGGATcaaacatcattgaaagaataGCAGCAAGCAGACAGAAAAG ACATGAGTCAACAGTAGAAGATCTTCATCAAGAGCTCAGTCTTATTAATTCT GATTTGGAGCCAGTCATCACAGAATACAGTGAAACCTTGCTTAGAAAGCTGGATGATGATGACAAAGAAATCAACCATTTACTAGCAAGGATAGAGAAGGATGAG GACCTGCTAACCTACAATCTGGAGGAACTTTACAAGCTGTGGGATCAAGTCCAGCATCACTCAGCAGAGAGACAAGCCTGGATCAATGAACTGGACCAGCAGCTATCTAAAGTGGAGGATGATCGCATGGACATG atGAGAAATATATTCAAGTCATATGCCAAGACTTTGGAGAAGATCGCACATTTGATGCCTCCAGATCTAAACAGGTTTTTGGACCAAGAGTCTCAG CTTGTGAACCAGACAATGCTGAGTAATAGGAGAGCATATTCTGATCTGTTTGTCAGACTAATGTCTGCCGACATCGAGAGAGAAAAGTCTCAGTACACTATCTGGAAACGGCGGGTTGAAGATTGGAGACAGCTCAACACTAAACTTGCCATTGAACATTTTAG TAATTTTATGCAAGAAGAGAAAATTATTAATCCACCTGGAGTTACGAAAGTTTACAACTTTATGATAGCAGAACAAGATGTCATCAATAAGAGGAGATTAGATGTTGTTCAACAATTATG TGATTTGAAGCCACCAGCATCTACAAAAACAGCTGTATATCAATGGgacaaaacaattcaaaatctCACAAAGGAAATTG attCTGTGAATCAGCTTCACTTGACAAAGCTTCATGCAGAATATGAGAAAGTCTGTCAAGATTGCTTGGAGAAAATTGAGTTTATCAAG AAATCTCTGATTGACGATGGGGTGTGTGCCCCTCCGCGTGCCCAGCAAGTTGTGGACCAACACATGCTGCCTCTGGTTGGAGAGAGACAGAGAGTGTTCGAGAATAATCTGGAAACTATGGAG AAAGACTTGGAGAATCATATGAAAGAAATGACAGAGAGGCTAAAGATGCTGTTCAAGTTTGCTCAAGGAGCAGCCCACGTATGGGACGTGCATGAGATTGGTCTGGCCAAACAGGAGAGAGCATTGCAAGAAAAACTGGAGCAATGTCGACAAGTTCACGACAACCAGAACCAG GATAAAGAAGCTCACTTGGATATCATAATGGACAGAATGAGGCAAGATGCAACAGAAAAACAACTTAAAGACAGCTTAGATAAAGCATTGGACATgctgaacaaaattaaaaatgc GTATGAAGTTTTCCACACGGATCAAATGGACATTGTCAAGAATTATCCTACAATGGTTAAGGCTGAAATGAAGAATTATGATGAAGGAGTGTGTAAATTCTTCGAAGTTGGAAGAAATCAACCT aAGAAAAGCAAATCCAAGATTCTTGCTCCTAAGAAATCCAAGTCAGGG GAATATCCAGACCCATGTGATGTGTCCCAATCAGAATCG GGCAAAGAAAATTCCCTTCCTGAGGCTGTTAGTGAGATCCTGGCCACAGAGAGGGGGACCCTCTTCTACGTCCTGACAGAAGCAGGGGAGTATGGGATACCTCCTGAGAAGGATGCCCCCTCCAAAGACGAGAAGCCGGAAGGGGAGGAAGCGGCCTTTTTGACGGAGGTTGATGCCCCTGTCCCTCCGTCTAAACCAGAGTACATCCAGAAGATAGATGTAGAAGAAGCGATCCTTATAGAGGTCAAGAAAag AATACGAATGAATTTTCTAAACCACATGGAGGAATGGCATGTTCAAGCCTCGGACAGAGCAGAAAGTGTTGTTATAGCCAAG TGCGAGGAGTTGAACAGTGAGTTGGAGTTGAGATTTCATCTTCACAAACCCAGAGCCAGGCGAGCAGAACTTGATGTCCACAATGTTAGAGCCG CTGAGCTAGTGATGCACTCAGAGAGGGTGACTCGCCATACAAAGGGCATCATCCAAGCCCTGGCTGAACTCAGGCAGGGCTTCAACAAGATGACCCAGGAACACAACAAACTGGCGTCCAAGTTCAGGGAAGACATTGAAGCACTGGAGGTTGTCTTTGTCAATGCCACAAAATCTTCCAA ATTGATAGCATTACAATCTCAGCTGGGAAATGAGCTGACTAACTTCATGGAAATCATCCGAACCTCCCTGCTCCAATACCGGAAACACCTGGATAAAACACTGCAGATGTTGAGGGAATCAAATGCTAGATTTATCAAGTCATTCAA GGTGTTCTCAGATGGTGGTAACTTCTGTCCTGAGGAGATTGATGTGTACCGTAAGAAGTTGGAGAATATGTCCTCAAAGATTGATGTGTCAGAGGGTGCCATTATGTCTGACATGGAAGACATAGAAAAGAAGCGCCTCGATCAGGCAACCAAAGTTGCCTCAGAGTTTGAGGACAG ATTCAAAAATCACATGATAGATTTGATATTTATGGAGAAGATAGCTCGCTGGTTGACTAACACTCAGGTGAAAATCAAGGCTGAGGTTGCCAATAGCAACTCCCAAGCTCAGCAGCTAGCCCAGCACCTAAACGACTTGGATCGAAGAGTTGATGCATGTGAGAGACCCAACCTAGACAAAGAG CCTGCATGTAAAAAGGAAATG CAAATCACCTCCAGACAGTTGAATGAGACCCTGAAGACAGTGTTTGAGGCGTTCCAGGACCGGAGTACTTACCTCAACTGTATCAAGGACCCCACCCCCAGGCCACCCTCTGGCACAATGCAGGGACCACCCGCTCTAG GAGCTTTGCATCCAGTGCCACCAATTTCTGAGCGTAAATTGGTGCGTATGGGAAGTGAAAGTACTTGTGGTAATATAACGG AGAGAAAGTCTACCAGAATGAGCAGTGAGCAGG GGGTCAGGGTTGGATTCTCACAGTCGACGGATGTCCAGCCAACTCCCATCAGTAAGATGGGCAAACAGCCCCAGGAGGACCCATCTGTCAATGTCATCAAGAGCATTCTCAG AGCCCAGAAGAGTAAGATGAGATTTGGTATGGATGCAGATTTAGATGGAGAACTTACAg GAGGCACACATCACGAGTCCAGAGAGAAGCTAAAGTCCTCCATGTCTACCACAACCACTTCAGAGAAATCCAAGCAGACGTCCAAAGGAAAGAGTTCTCACAGCACAGGGGGCTCAGAGAACTCGCCCAAGCGGGTCCAGTCTGG TATGGAGAGCGTCCACACCACTCCCTCACTGCCACG ACTGAGACAGAACAGTAAGTCCACCAAGTTTGACAAGAAGTACCTGGTGTTTGGGGAGAAAGAGGAGGAGGGTGAGGAGGCCCACATCCTGGGGATCATCAAGAGGACTCTGAGAGAGGCCCTGGACGGCTTACTGACCAATGCTGAG ATGTACTACAGGTCTAAGGGGAACCGGCCAGTGACTCGCCCTCAGGCTTTACAGGAGACTTTTGAGGCATGTGCTGATGTTATTGTACAGAAGTTACAGTCCTATTACACACAGTCAGATGAATACCACAACCAGTGCCTACAAG AGTTTAGAAATCAGCTTGCCCAGCTGGAGAAGTCAGTAGCCCATGTCCCTGCCCTCCTGATCAGAGACATCCTGAAAGAGGAGCTCCAGAAATCCAAGGCCGACAGGAAGCAGATGAGTGAGGAGTTCTCCCACCACCAGGTGGAGCTGGAGCAGCGCCAGCAGGAACACTCCCACCTGCTGCGCCCCACCCTTGGTCACCCCCACGCCGAGGACTCACTGAAGGCCCTGTGTGAGAAGGAGGAGGCCAGACACAAGGACTACGTGGCCGCTGTAGAGAAACACACCAAGGATCTACAG AACTCTGCCTTGTCACATGCCCAGACATTTATCGATGTGTTAGCCAGAACTGCAGAGCACCAACTGTTGCAGTATGACAACCTACTTGTCATTGATGATGTCATCAAAGGAC GTGTTGAATCCCCCAAGTATCCTACAAGTGAATTAATCAGAAGAAAGAATGCTGGACTTCCACTGGAGGATGATGAAGATAAAGGGGCTCTACCAAGGGGCAAAAATACTTGGCCTG GTACCCCTAACAATGAGTTGGTGATAGGAGAGCCTCCCAGTAAGGTTACCCTGACAGCGTCCATTACCACAGCCAAAACAACCCTGGGACAGAGTGCCACCATCACAGCAAGGGAGTCTGCCTATCAG gATTATAAGGCAGAATTTGAAAAGACTCTGAAGTGGATAGACAGCGAGCGACAGAAACTGATGCAGGCAGAGCAAAGATGGGTGGATAGCTGGAATACCTCTGTGGACAAAGTTAAACAGCTATATTAA